In Myripristis murdjan chromosome 9, fMyrMur1.1, whole genome shotgun sequence, the following proteins share a genomic window:
- the kazald3 gene encoding kazal-type serine peptidase inhibitor domain 3: MRAGWALLLGLSVCLSGHTCRGFPNKLPEHSDPPPDPLLDYDRLDEEFAARNGTGCGPCEPELCPAARGCRAGLVLDACGCCKECGNLEGQACDPGERSVFYGLCGTGMRCMADPRPAAGAGRLQEEDEEEEEEGGEVCVCEEQQPVCGSDATTYMNMCQFREASFSRPQLKTRGKGPCKTVPIIKVRPQSQVNGTGSSLVFLCEVFAFPMALVEWRKEGQDVILPGDDPHISVQSRGGPLKFELSSWLQIEGAGPEDSGTYRCIARNNLGSVSASAVLGILGAEELSSYLADSVSEMKELMEPREYDQDYY; the protein is encoded by the exons ATGCGGGCGGGGTGGGCGCTGCTCCTCGGGCTGAGCGTCTGCCTGAGCGGCCACACCTGCCGCGGCTTCCCCAACAAGCTGCCCGAGCACAGCGACCCCCCGCCGGACCCGCTGCTGGACTACGACCGGCTGGACGAGGAGTTCGCCGCGCGGAACGGGACGGGCTGCGGGCCGTGCGAGCCCGAGCTGTGCCCCGCGGCCCGGGGCTGCCGGGCCGGCCTGGTGCTGGACGCCTGCGGCTGCTGCAAGGAGTGCGGCAACCTGGAGGGCCAGGCCTGCGACCCGGGGGAACGGAGCGTCTTCTACGGGCTCTGCGGGACCGGGATGCGGTGCATGGCGGACCCCCGTCCCGCAGCAGGAGCGGGGCgcctgcaggaggaggatgaggaggaggaggaggaggggggggaggtgtgtgtgtgtgaggagcagcAGCCCGTCTGCGGCAGCGACGCCACCACGTACATGAACATGTGCCAGTTCAGAGAGGCGTCATTCTCCAGACCACAGCTGAAGACCAGGGGCAAGGGGCCCTGCAAGAcag ttcCCATCATCAAGGTGCGCCCTCAGAGCCAGGTGAACGGGACGGGCAGCAGCCTGGTCTTCCTGTGTGAGGTCTTTGCGTTCCCCATGGCGCTGGTggagtggaggaaggagggCCAGGACGTCATCCTGCCGGGGGACGACCCGCACATCTCCGTCCAG tccaGAGGCGGTCCTCTCAAGTTCGAGCTCTCCAGTTGGCTGCAGattgagggggcggggccagaggACTCGGGAACCTATCGCTGCATCGCTCGTAACAACCTGGGCTCCGTCTCCGCCTCCGCCGTGCTGGGAATCCTGGGAGCAG aggagCTGTCTTCCTACCTGGCTGACAGCGTGTCAGAGATGAAGGAGCTCATGGAGCCCAGAGAGTACGACCAGGATTACTACTGA